In Planctomycetota bacterium, a genomic segment contains:
- a CDS encoding RNA polymerase sigma factor produces MAEPLRPDDYERLRRRAARHSRRIGEADDLLHDALLVATSQSRLDLAGEDAGWFEGVLRRLAMKQARTNVRRRDRESKAVPVERTPTPRPQRRLIRNLPPAARRVAVLALAGMTPDEIKHVCQLSDAAYRQRLTTVRKAWQGQSFEEQEPVAEDELDVGLIRQALLSPVRRRGHHTIGSHDPDGNLFLVTQISSSQINRPREQDG; encoded by the coding sequence ATGGCGGAGCCGCTTCGTCCAGACGATTACGAACGGCTCCGACGTCGCGCGGCCAGGCACTCTCGACGGATTGGCGAGGCCGACGACCTCCTGCACGATGCGCTGCTCGTCGCGACATCACAGAGTCGACTGGATCTGGCCGGCGAAGATGCGGGCTGGTTCGAGGGCGTCCTGAGGCGACTTGCGATGAAGCAGGCGCGGACGAACGTCCGACGTCGCGACCGTGAGTCGAAAGCCGTTCCGGTCGAACGGACGCCCACGCCTCGGCCGCAGCGTCGGCTGATTCGCAACCTGCCGCCGGCGGCCCGGCGTGTGGCCGTTCTCGCGTTGGCTGGCATGACGCCCGACGAGATCAAGCACGTTTGCCAGCTCTCCGACGCCGCGTATCGCCAGCGACTGACGACCGTCCGCAAGGCATGGCAAGGCCAGTCGTTCGAGGAGCAAGAGCCAGTGGCCGAGGACGAACTTGATGTCGGGCTGATACGGCAGGCTCTGCTCTCGCCCGTCCGTCGACGCGGGCACCACACGATCGGCAGCCACGATCCGGACGGCAATCTTTTTCTCGTCACACAGATTTCTTCGTCACAGATCAACCGCCCGCGGGAACAAGACGGGTGA
- a CDS encoding VOC family protein gives MLDQYGVTGIVLFVRDYERAANFYRESLGLDIAIHGEGEERFMMGQAGKMSLIFFETPEPKAPIPVFGLDDGGIDDVVARLIEQKAQIVTPVSHAPGGWTADFDDGHGNLLSLYQEADKPRKR, from the coding sequence ATGTTGGATCAGTACGGCGTCACCGGAATCGTCCTCTTCGTCCGCGACTACGAACGGGCGGCCAACTTCTATCGCGAGTCGCTCGGCCTCGATATCGCCATCCACGGCGAGGGCGAGGAGCGGTTCATGATGGGCCAGGCCGGGAAAATGTCGCTCATTTTCTTCGAAACGCCAGAGCCCAAGGCCCCGATCCCGGTCTTCGGCCTGGACGACGGCGGCATCGACGATGTCGTTGCCAGACTCATCGAGCAGAAGGCACAGATCGTCACGCCCGTCAGCCACGCCCCCGGCGGATGGACCGCCGACTTCGACGATGGACACGGCAACCTGCTCAGCCTCTACCAGGAGGCGGACAAGCCGCGGAAGCGGTAG
- the recG gene encoding ATP-dependent DNA helicase RecG, whose translation MVDLAQPLSELDGVGPKTAAGLRKLGLQTLGDLVDYLPRDYRFESAERGVDELVAEQIQTVRGEVVACDFIAGRPRSRFEATVKDERTGGALACVWFNAAWMRNKLTPGMHVRVRGKVRHFRGLPQMANPKWELVDDETEAVEDDTFRPIYAATAGLPSEQIERLVADHLDAASRAIVEWLPAELRERHHLVDRGEAYRLIHRPRHAADAAEGRRRMVYDELILLQLALALTKRLREGRITAPVFRIDRRLDERIRQRFPFDLTAAQQNAAYEIAGDLKKPVPMNRLLQGDVGSGKTVVSLYAMLLGVANGMQAAMLAPTEVLASQHARTLSQFLDGSQVRVELLTGRLKKAERDAVRRDIASGEIHLAVGTQALLTDGTDFANLGLVVVDEQHKLGVRQRGHLKDKGHAPHYLIMTATPIPRTLALSNFADFDVTTIDQLPPGRQPIETRHLEPRDAKKAYAFVRTQVKRGRQAYVVLPQIGDGETSDVKSLQSHLEHLEKGPLAGLKLAPMHGRMKGPEREEAMRAFRAGEVDVLVATTVIEVGVDVPNATVMVIEEAGRFGLSQLHQLRGRVGRGGDKSFCVLIADLQTPDARERIDAMVRTTDGFELAEVDLKLRGPGDFFGTRQHGLPPLKVADLTEEMDLLHDAREDALKLLASSPRLDRPDLAALHDELLRRYGETLDLALVG comes from the coding sequence TTGGTCGACCTCGCCCAACCGCTCTCTGAACTCGACGGCGTCGGCCCGAAGACAGCGGCGGGTCTGCGAAAACTCGGTCTGCAAACGCTCGGCGACCTCGTCGATTACCTGCCGCGTGACTACCGGTTCGAGTCGGCAGAGCGTGGCGTGGACGAGCTCGTCGCCGAGCAGATCCAGACGGTTCGCGGCGAGGTTGTCGCCTGCGACTTCATCGCCGGCCGGCCGCGGAGTCGGTTCGAGGCGACGGTCAAGGATGAGCGAACCGGCGGTGCGCTGGCGTGCGTCTGGTTCAACGCCGCCTGGATGCGCAACAAGCTCACGCCCGGCATGCACGTCCGCGTCCGCGGCAAGGTCCGTCACTTTCGCGGCCTGCCGCAGATGGCCAACCCGAAGTGGGAACTCGTCGACGACGAGACCGAAGCCGTCGAGGATGACACTTTTCGCCCGATCTACGCCGCAACCGCCGGGCTGCCGAGCGAGCAGATCGAGCGACTCGTCGCTGACCACCTCGACGCTGCCAGCCGCGCGATCGTGGAGTGGCTTCCGGCTGAGCTTCGCGAGCGACACCACCTCGTCGATCGCGGCGAAGCGTACCGGCTGATCCATCGCCCACGCCACGCTGCCGACGCCGCCGAGGGGCGCAGGCGAATGGTCTACGACGAGCTGATCCTGCTGCAGCTCGCCCTGGCTCTGACCAAGCGGCTGCGTGAAGGCCGAATCACAGCACCGGTCTTCCGCATCGACCGTCGACTCGACGAGCGGATTCGACAGCGCTTCCCATTCGACCTCACGGCTGCCCAGCAGAACGCGGCGTACGAGATCGCGGGCGACCTGAAGAAGCCGGTGCCGATGAACCGCCTCCTCCAGGGCGACGTCGGCAGCGGCAAGACCGTCGTCTCGCTCTACGCGATGCTCCTCGGCGTCGCCAACGGCATGCAGGCGGCCATGCTCGCGCCGACGGAAGTGCTCGCCAGCCAACACGCCAGGACGCTCTCGCAGTTCCTCGACGGCAGCCAGGTGCGCGTCGAGCTGCTCACCGGGCGGCTCAAGAAGGCCGAGCGCGACGCAGTGCGGCGCGACATTGCCAGCGGCGAGATTCACCTCGCCGTCGGCACGCAGGCGTTGCTGACGGACGGCACCGACTTCGCCAACCTCGGCCTCGTCGTCGTCGACGAACAGCACAAGCTCGGCGTCCGCCAGCGCGGCCACCTGAAGGACAAGGGCCACGCACCGCACTACCTCATCATGACCGCGACGCCGATTCCGCGGACGCTGGCGCTGTCGAACTTCGCCGACTTCGACGTGACGACGATCGACCAGCTTCCGCCGGGACGTCAGCCGATCGAGACCCGGCACCTGGAGCCGCGCGACGCGAAGAAGGCCTACGCGTTCGTCCGCACTCAGGTCAAGCGCGGCCGGCAGGCGTACGTCGTCCTGCCGCAGATCGGCGACGGCGAGACGAGCGACGTGAAGTCGTTGCAATCTCACCTGGAGCATCTTGAAAAGGGCCCGCTCGCCGGGCTGAAGCTCGCGCCGATGCACGGCCGGATGAAGGGGCCGGAGCGCGAGGAGGCGATGCGGGCGTTTCGCGCCGGCGAGGTCGATGTGCTGGTCGCGACGACGGTGATCGAGGTCGGCGTCGACGTGCCGAACGCGACGGTGATGGTCATCGAAGAGGCGGGACGATTCGGCCTGAGCCAGCTCCACCAGCTCCGAGGCCGAGTCGGCCGCGGCGGCGACAAGAGCTTCTGCGTCCTCATCGCCGACCTGCAGACGCCCGACGCCCGCGAGCGGATCGACGCGATGGTCCGCACGACCGACGGCTTCGAGCTGGCCGAGGTCGACCTCAAGCTCCGCGGCCCCGGCGACTTCTTCGGCACCCGCCAACACGGCCTGCCACCACTCAAGGTCGCGGACCTGACCGAAGAGATGGACCTCCTCCACGACGCCCGCGAAGACGCGCTCAAACTGCTCGCCTCCTCCCCACGCCTTGACCGCCCCGACCTCGCCGCCTTGCACGACGAGCTGCTTCGCCGCTACGGCGAAACGCTTGATCTTGCGTTAGTCGGGTGA
- a CDS encoding DUF2339 domain-containing protein, producing GASMLWAIANFETLVGLVLIGTIVLHWWPIARSASGMRGLLGAVGLTVGIVLVSLDLWRLLDSMNISPVTRRAGVSICWAVIAVGLVVFGLRRRVAALRYYGLALIAVAATKVLVYDLATVSRGWRTISFIVVGLLMIGVSVAYATFGPRLLARHTDDQPQPTS from the coding sequence CGGCGCTTCGATGCTCTGGGCGATCGCCAACTTCGAGACACTCGTCGGGCTGGTTCTCATCGGCACGATCGTGCTGCACTGGTGGCCGATTGCCAGAAGTGCCAGTGGCATGCGCGGGCTGCTCGGCGCGGTCGGCCTGACGGTCGGCATCGTGCTGGTCAGTCTCGACCTGTGGCGTCTGCTCGACAGCATGAACATCTCGCCCGTCACGCGTCGTGCTGGCGTCTCGATCTGCTGGGCGGTAATTGCCGTCGGCCTGGTGGTTTTCGGACTTCGACGTCGCGTCGCCGCCCTTCGCTACTACGGACTGGCTCTGATCGCCGTGGCGGCGACGAAGGTGCTCGTCTACGACCTGGCGACCGTCAGCCGCGGCTGGCGAACCATCTCGTTCATCGTCGTCGGCCTGCTCATGATCGGCGTGAGCGTCGCCTACGCCACCTTCGGCCCGAGGCTGCTCGCCAGGCACACAGACGATCAGCCCCAGCCGACCTCGTGA